In Rosa rugosa chromosome 4, drRosRugo1.1, whole genome shotgun sequence, the genomic stretch GTCCAAGACAATAGCTTTGATTCAAAAGAGCATGGACTTATTTGAAATTTGACAACATatccaaaaactgaaaacaattgtAAAAAGGAAAACTTAAtccaaacccccccccccccccccccaaactaTCACAATGTACCACCACCTCAATAAGCTTAACAAAGAAACCGTGTGACCACCACATTCGATCCCACCCTAGTTTCCAACCCCTCTACCCCTATCTAGGGGTAGGCGCGGtgcggtgcggttcggttcggtttaaggcccaaaccgcaaccaaaccgcttttttcggttggcctatatatcaaactgcaaccgcattacaaaagggatgaaccgattatttcggttacaccatttttcggtgcggtgcgggtcggtttcggtttggaccgatttattaatttcaactagaaagagagGGCCAAAATCATGCTTATTTTTACCTACTAGTTTCAATaaggcataaataaattttgaatgcatttagagtccacacaaattggcaaatgtcacccaaatatcaagcaacttgcagaaagaccatatttgaacacttaacaaacccatatatctatatatatatatatatatcaatgatcaagcaaacatagcaacttattacaaactaaaaacctaaacaaaaatggatttgttatatattaaaaaccaacatttccatcaatagagaaataataaataaataaaatgtaattaaaacaaattcggtgcgggtcggtttaaatcgggcggtttatgacccgaaaccgcaaccgaaccgcttttatgcggttcggtgcggtgtgaCCATGAAACGACACCGTTTTAGTTCGGTGCGGTTACCGAACTgctttttcggtgcggttcgggtcggtaaccgcattttcggtacaaaGTGCCCACCCCTACCCCTATCATCGAGCAGTCACCACTAAAGCATTATAACCGCAACATAAAAATTAGGAAcctaaggccatctccaacccaaagggctaaaaatagccctgggactaaattttagccctaaatttTATACTATTCATCGATGtgacatcaaccgtctccaactcatcaaggctaaattatagccctaaaatatattttaacattttggatatgttatatatatatgttcttatttttttatcaGCAATTTAAAACCAACGgctataaaataaaaaaagggagcttctattcatacctcctaaattggtatttggacctccccTTCTCAAATTTACACAAAATTTCCAATCTTGCCCTTTTTTGTatccacacaatttttttcaataCAAATCTACTAGtaatatcttttttttcatCACTTAAAACTCAGTTCATAGCCATGACTTAACACCATTCACCTTATAAGCTTGGATACTCTTATGAACATCCTTCTATTTCTTAATAATCGTGCAATTTACAATACCACAGGAGAACTATTAtcaaaagagaaattttaataACACATCCCTAAATACCTAATACAcattctaatttttttacatttaCAATCAAATTATATGGGTAAATGAAATGACTGAAAAGACATTCATATTAGAAAAAGGAACTATAATTGGAATATGTTTAATAGCTTTTAATATTGTTATAAATTCAAGTTGAAATCTTTGTCATGAGTTCATGACAAGCTTGATTATTAGCAATTATGcattacaaaattcttatgATCGTTTATATTGTTTCTTGGTAATTAATAGAAAGAAATAAAACCTAGTATGATatatataaagttataaaccctaattggaatcttcttctacaagcttgactactagcaatttaatttgtattacaaaatccttatgattgtatatgttgtttcatgataactaatggagagaaaataataacaatgTAGTTATAAACCTAGTTGGGATCCTcttcatgtgttcttgattattttTCAACAATTTTGACTACCggcaattttgaataacaaaattgTTAAGATTATACAAGTTTGATGataataattgaaagaaaattaaaattctTATGATGATTTTGACAATTAAATGCATTTAAATTCTTTATGATATATATAGAATGTTGTGATTATGATAAAGTTTAGCATGATGATTTTAATATTGATTTATATATAGTGATTTTATATAGAATTATGAGATTCGAGGATAATTTAGGTAGTTTGAGTGgtgtatttaataaaatgatagaataagaaatcaaatgggtggtgtattaagtaagaggtgtgtattaagtatttagggatgtACGAATAAAATTTCCCTTATCAAAATCAATTTTCCTAAACCCAAATCAGGCTAGCAACATAGTCTactctagcaaaaaaaaaaaaaaaaaaaaacaccataaAAAGAGACCAAGATAACAATTAACGATCAACTCCATGAAGTGAAACAATTAAGCCAAactagaaagaaacaaaaagaataggAAATAGAAATTGATTTTCGATCATTATTTTCTCGATTGTTCTtctctatattttttttgtcctttattCTATTTTGCAATCTTTAACATTCTACTTTAATCAAAGTTGCCCAATAATCCTCATGTATGGCTGTAAGAGAATGAGGGAGGGGGAAGGGGGGAGAAGAGAAGGTGCagattaaatttaattttttttatctttcattttgttcaatttttagAAGGGCAAAGTTGGATTTAAAAACTTCCAAAAATTGttagaggtccaaataccatTTTAGGATGTATGAATAGAACttcccaataaaaaaaaaaacaaaaaaaaaaaaaaaacaaaccaacggctataaaaaataaaataaaaattcaaaaccaacggctatttaaaaaaaaaaaaaaatacccaaCAGCTAGCTGACGTCATGCTTATGTAACCTTCCACTCCCAATTCGTGGGCCATAGCATTCTGATCTAATTTTTTTAAAGGGCCAAAGGGGCATCTTGAGGACTAAAAATAGCCCTTTGCACTCACCTATAGCCCTAATATTTAACCTCTTGACCCTTAACTTATTGGGTTGGAGTTGGATTGGGCTAAAAAATGCCCCTTTAGCACTTTGATCAGCTGGGTTGGAGGTGGCCTAACTTCCCTCAAAGTGCGTCATTTCACAAGAACGCGCCACCCACATCATTAAGAACCAGTACCCGATAGGAAGATAACACTAGTGGTAATAGCACTAGCACCTACTCGCCATCGAACACCACACCACCTCAGTCCGATCCAGTCCAGCCGCCCGGCACCAGCCCAAgggtttatatatttttgtttttgttttgatgaaAGAACTTATTTGGTACGAAAGAAATTGTTATAAGTAGCAATTGAATGAATTTATTTGGTATAAATGATACGATTATGATTTAATAACGGGTATACTCGTAAGAAACATCATATCATTGGCCATGAACAAAACTTCTCAAGTctaaagagacaatgatggaGTTATCAAAATTTCCGGTACACCTTGAGGTTGGAAACCAAAGAGACTCTTAATTCAACAAAGTGCAAACATTGTCGCTAAAAAAACATCGGTGTACCAACCAAATAACGACTCTAAATCGCAAATGATTTATATATTCTCGAATCAACTGTGACTCCTAAGTAATGAATTTATATTTCTACTTCTACGAATGTAATCGATAAAATGGACTTACCATGTGACAAGGCTGCCGTAATACTTGTTATATCGTTCTCAAAGCAACAGACTCTATGAGGCCATGGCCGGCTTCACTCTCATAAACCCTTCCCTAAAACCCTCAAAATCCAAAACCTCAAAAGCACTCAGTACATGCAATTCTCAATGGATTTGAGAAGGCTTCCGATCTCCAAACCCGCTTCTCTCTTCTACCCAATCACACGCCCCTTAACGGGCGTGACATTCACCTTCCAACGCCGCCACGACCCGCCGCCGTTACAGCCTCCCAATCCGGGTTTGCTCAACTGGGTATCTTCTATTCTCTCAAACCCATCTTTGGATTCTTCTAAATGTGAATCTCTCATGCCCCTTTTGTCCCCTCATGAATTTGACCAGTTATTCTACTCCATTAGGTCCAATGTGAACCCCAAAACAgctcttcatttctttcattttgcttCTCAATCTTTTAAGTTTCGGTTTACTGTTCGATCCTTCTGTGTTTTGGTTCATTTGCTCATTGCTTCAAATCTTGGGCCTCCTGCGAGGTTGCTTTTGATTCGTTTGATTGATGGGAATGTCCCAGTTTTGTGTGCTGACCCCAACAGCAAGCATATTGAGATAGCCGGCGCAATGTCGGAGTTGAACAATGTGTCCCAACCGGCTCTGGGGATTCAGGCATTGGATATGTTAATTCATGTTTACTGTACCCAGTTCAAGAATTTGGGTTTTGGTTGTGCTGTTGATGTGTTTGAGCATTTTTCGGATAAGGGTGTGTTTCCGTCTTTGAAGACTTGTAATGTTTTGCTGAGTTCTTTAGTGAAGGCTAATGAACTTGAGAAGAGCTATCATGTATTTGAAGTTATGACTCGAGGTGTTTGTCCTGATGTTTTCTTGTTTACTACTGCAATTAATGCGTTTTGTAAGGGAGGGAAGGTGGATGATGCAATAGCTGTGTTCTCAAAAATGGAGAGCATTGGTGTTGCTCCAAATGTGGTTACTTACAATAGCGTTATCCACGGGCTATGTAAGAGTAGAAGATTAGAGGAGGCTTTCCAGTTTAAGGAGAAGATGGTAAAGAATAATGTGAAGCCGAGTCTTATAATATACAGTGTGCTCATTAATGGTTTGATTAAGCTGGAGAAGTTTTATGAGGCAAATTGTGTTTTCAAGGAAATGCGTAGTTGGGGGTTTGTCCCGAATGAGGTTGTATATAACACTCTGATTAATGGGTATTGTACAATGGGAAATATTGGCGAGGCACTCAAGATAAGGGATGATATGGTATCGAATGGGGTTACCCCTAATTCTGTTACTCTGAAGTCGCTACTGCATGGATTTTGTAAAAGTAATCAATTTGAGCATGCTGAGCAATTTTTGGACAAGATGCTAGCCAGTGGTTTACCAGTCAACCAAGTTGTTTCTTACTCAGTCATTGACTGGTTATGCATGAAATCTAGGTTCGATTCTGCACTAAAATTCACTACTGAAATGTTATTAAGAAACTTTAGGCCCAGTGATAGTTTGCTTACTACATTGTTCGTTGGGCTCTGCAAAGATGGGAAGAATTTAGAGGCAATCGAACTTTGGTTTAGGCTATCGGAGAAGGGGTTTGCAGCCAACATAGCGACCACAAATGCCCTAATCCATGGACTTTGTGAATCTGGTAGCATCGAAGAGGTTGTTAGGCTACTCAAGGCAATGCTTGAGAGGGGTTTGGCATTGGATAAGTTCTCATACAACACACTCATCTTAAGTTGTTGGAAGGAGGGAAGAGTGGCAGAAGGTTTTAAGCTTAGAGAAGAGATGTCTAAGCAAGGAATTGATCCTGACATCAACACTTACAATATGCTACTGCATAGTCTATGTAGTATGGGCAAAGTGGACGATGCTGTTAAACTTTGGGTTGAATGCGAAAATCATGGTCTTGTGGCCAATGTTTATACATATGAGGTGATGATAGAAGGGTACTGTAACTCTGGTAGAATCAAAGATGCTGAACTCCTGTTTAGTAAGTTGGTGACTAAGAAAGTGGAGCCAAATTCCGTTGTTTATAATACACTAATCAGTGCATATTGTATTGATGGGAATATGATTGGAGCTCTTGGCCTATTCCATGACATGAAAAACAAGGGCATTCAACCAACTTATGCCACATATTTTTCTCTTATAAATAGGCTATGCAATATTGGCCATGTCGAGGATGCAAAAGAGCTCATTGATGAAATGAGGAGGAATGGTTTGGTGCCAAATGTCGCTTGTTATGCTGAAGTgatttgtggttattgtaagCTAGGCCAAATGGATAAAGCGAGGAGCATTTTTCGGGAGATGTCCTCATATAACATACAACCGAATGAAATTACTTATACTGTCATGATTGATGGGTATTGTAAGCTAGGCAACatggaagaaaaaaatatacttcAATGTGAGATGGCAAAAAAGGGAATTGTCCCAGATGCAGTCACTTAGACCTAGTTTTGCAAGCACAGGAAAGTGGAATATGCTTTTGAATAATGTGATCTTGTCTGGTAAAGATGTGCCTCTAGATGGAATCACTTATGCAACATCTATTGACAGCTTGTATCAGCCCAATAGATGTGAATATCAGGAATCATATGGAAGCATGCAAAAGGTAATGTATTCAAAATTTTGCCTGAAAAATCCTTGCATGTTTAGACATGctaacatgaaatttttttgcCAATGAATAATGCAGTTCTATTGCATGGAactatatattctttttgttattCAATCTCTTTTTCTGGAGTTAGAAGCCCCTATGTATGTTGGTGGTTGGAAGCTAGAGTAAAGGTTTTCAAGGCTGTGGCATATAACAGAAATACCTAAGGTTAGAATTCAATTTTGGAATAGATATGTTTGAGGATAACAAAATTGAGATTTCTTTTCCAACTCCTTTCTTTGTTTACTTTCTCTTTTCCATTGTAAGAGGTTAGGATTTGGGATAGAACCCATCAATTCAGGGATTACAATCCCTAGTTTATGGTAATGTTATGAACATGTTGATTAGTTGGGTTTTTGCTGTTCTACTTGGGAAAGCATACTGAGTACATGATTGTTTCTTTCATGTGATTACTCTAGTTAGCAATTTTGAATTTGGTTGCCTAGTTCAAGATATATTTTGAATCTTGTCATTGTAGTAACAATGGTTGTACTAAATGAATTATGATTCTGATAATACATGATTCCCCtgaaaaacacaaaaagaaagggaaaaaaaaaatttctgttttatAAAGACAACTTTTAGTGGTTATTCCCCGGAATTATGTGATATTTTCCTAGTTGCTCTCCTTTTCCTTCTTCTGGTTGGCTTTGCATTTCATTTAATTTCTTCtgcttacatttttttttcttttgtcaggAATTTGTCCACTATATTGAGAAAGGAGTCTAAAAATCCTCTGGTCCCATATGAGGGGGCTCAAGTAGCAACTTTACTTAATAAGAGATAAGGTATGAAGCATTAACTAAGATAACAAGTATGCAAAAATCAGTATGAGAAATACATATGGAAATAGAATAAATGATTTCTTATTTTGATAAGTTATAGAAACAAATTTTTTTGTTAACtttttttcaaaagaagaaGTGTTAGATTTTGTACGAAAATCATACTGCATTGGGTAAGatcaattttaaaaataaaatgctGATGCTGTCACTGAATTATTTTGAAACTTCTTGAGACCTTTATTGATGTAAAATTTTGGAAGTGAAATGAAATGTAGCATTTTGGAAAAAAATCATTTGCAATTGTTCTCGTAAACTGTATTCTTATGTGGTCAAATTTTTCAGGTTTTAACGGGAATTTGATCTGTATAGGCAACATATACTTTTAACTTATATGGAATAAGGTTAAGCTGACTAAGGAATGTAATTAGGATTCACAATGGGATCCTTCAATACCTTGATAagatgaatttatttatttatttattttctttatcaGGCAGGGTTGGGGATAGCATTTGTAATCTAAAACTAAATTTGCTGATTTAAAATATAGAATGGGAAGATGATTATTGGGAAGCTGTTATTGGCAGACCCAAGTAGTAATCTTGAACTCGTTAAATTTCTTTTTAGCTAAGATTTTACAATTTGCACTTCCAATACTACCCTTGGTTTCTTTATATGCTCTTAAACTTCCCCTTCTTTCTTaaagattttattttaattctggTCTTGTCTTAAAGGTTTTGTATGCTTTTCATCATCTCACTGTAGGTGTAGTGTTGCTGTTAACAGTTTTCCTTCCTTTTGGATCAACATATGGAGCAGGGACATTAAAGATTGGATGTAAATATCCTCATCTCGGTTTTCCAAGGCAGTACAATCAATTAGGTGATAAAGTAAGTTTTGATGCTGTGGAAATTGGATGGCTAGTTGTTTTGATGCGATGCTGGTTGGTGTGTATTTATTACCGTTCatgttttcacttttcagtaGTAAAGCAAGAAGATGAGCTTTTGCTTCTGCTTGTTCAAGAAAGTGAAAAGAAAACGACGACCATTGTACAGATATGGCAGCACTTGGAGGAAGGATGAAGAATGGGTAAAGAACTTGGAAGATGGCAGTCTGGCCTGGCACGCTTCTAGTACAACGCAGCTTTCAAGGCTTATGAATCAAATGAAGAAGACCTGTTTTGCTTTGGATGTTGCCATCAAATTCATGTGGGAGTTTTTCATTTACTCCACCAACATGTTTGGAATTGTGAAGTACATTTTTAACATCAGTCCAAATGCATTAACTCGAAAGATCATCAATTGAAACCCCGAAAATAGGGATAGGGGACAGTTAATCTAAAGGAAGAACAGGTCATGAGAATAGAGGGTTCAAGAAATTGCAAAGGAAATGAGGGTAGTATTGGAGGATATATCAtggttgcacccctctttttaaattaaaaaaatatatatatatcattgaaAAATTTCTGAAGAACTGCACAGTGCTAATAACATCAGCTcccttgttttattttttatgattcAGTTTTGTTTTCCATGGTGGTCCACTGTGTGCCACTGTGCCTTGTCCATACCCTAAACTTCCAAGAAACAAGGAGAGATGTGAGGTCCAAATTTCTGGGCAATTCATATCTTTGTGAGCATTATTATTTTCAgatatatttttctgttttggctttTGTAGATTTGGACTTTGGAGGATTGTGATTTTATTACCAAACGTACAAGAAAATGAAAGATATTCATATATAACCGTTTTTTTCGTCTGCCTCTTGAAAGCGAAGATCTGATGACAAAATCAAATAATAGGCTCCACACTCTCGAGACCCACTTGAGAGTTGGAGAGGTAGCACTTTTATTAGATTAACTCCATTCTGCACATTGAATTAACATTAATCTGAGATATTCTAAACAATGCACCAAAACTGTTGAGACACAAACTGAGGTTTTGAAAAGAGAAGTTTGACATCAAAAAAGAAACACAACAACACGAAGAATATACAGTAGTGGGTGGATTATTGATCGTAATAGTATTGGTGTCTTTTCAGATATAACTCCCTACGTGTTGGTGCTGAAGTTGTTGAGTGATAGGAGTGATTCCATTACATAACACTGACTACATATCTGGTTAAAcagaccaaaacaaaaaatgataTCCCTTAATTTAATTATGAGATGGGAGCTTTAAAGATGATGGATATACAATTGGACCAACTAAATGTTTAGTTTAGTGAAATTTTTCCTCTTCTAGATGGTGGAAATTATAAGCTTGAAAACTCTAAtcttgataaaagaaaaaagaaaaaaaaaatctcggaGAATCGTGTGTGAAAAAAGCATTCAAAAAATCCAATATCAATGGTCCAATTGTCCAAAGAATTCTTGAACTATTGAGCAACTGGTGTGTGGCAAATTTCAAATCGTTGCATGTTTGATGTTGATGAGAGTGGAATTGGTGGATGCAGTGTGAGAAAAATCCTTTTGTGTAGGATATAGAAGTTTTGGTGAGTTGTTTATAACCCTTCACATCGACTTCAAAACACCTAGCTACAAATTAGAAACATTCAACATACATCATATAAACACAAGTTAGTACTCAGCCAAAACAAGGAACGAGACATAAATATGAGCATCTCGATCATCTCTTGACTGGGACTAATATAAAATTATGTTGATTGGAAGATTTTACAATTACAACGATTTCAACTTATTATCAAAATTCCCATCGGTGTCATTGTAGTTTAAAGTAGGGTTGAGATTTTTAAACCGAAAAGCaggaaaaccgaaccgaaccggctAGTTCAGTGCGGTTCTTATACTTAAATATCCAATTTCTGTTCTGAACAGAACCGAATGAAGACAAGTCAGTTCGGTGTCGGTTCTCAGTTATGGAAAAGCAAAAAAACCGAGGAACCGATTCTCTTATGTTTATACACGTGCTGCTCTCAATTATATCTAAACTTAAACAATTCCCATGTTTTAAAGGCTGTCAGAGATAGTGGGTGAGCAGTTTGATTTTTTAAGAGCGGGAGCGGCAGGCAGCAACTGTAGCATGCACATGGGAATTCTTCTCAATTGAGActgggagaaaaaaaaaacaaaaagacaaaaagtgGGAGATAGTATGTGTTGGTTTAAGAACCTAAAATTCCCAGAATTACTTCGCTCCAGGTTTTCTCTCAAACACCTTGAGAGTCGGTGGCGCATCTCCCCGCCCCTTATGGGCGATTTTGCCTAGGTTCCGGCCTAGATCTGAGGCTTCTTGCCTCTGTTTTCCCTTTCCTTTGTTTTTCCTTcaggtttgtttgtttttctgttGGTTTCTCTCTACCCAACCCATCTTTCTCCAGATCTACTTTACCTTTATGCCTCAGATCGATCATTCCTTGTGCTCTGCTATTTCCGGCAGTTCTATTTTCATGCCTTCTACCATAGTTTGCTACTTTTCACTTTCAGCTTTTGTAAGTTTGTGTTGCTGGGAAACTGAAGGCTCGGGCTCGTACTGTGTTGATTTTTGCATACCGCACCAGAAATAGAAAGCAGATCAGAAACTGAGAACTAGCTCAGTTTTGGTATTCTGGAAATCAGGAAAATGAACCCGACAAACCGAGGAACCGACCGAGGCATGGTCGGTTCGGTTTCATCTCGGTTCTAAAACTGGAAACTCTCAAACCCGAACCGAGGAACAGTAATCAGTTTCGGTCTCGGTTCTTATACCGGAAATGGCAACACCGACCCGAGGCTAGCCCTAGTTTAAGTTGCATATTCACCGGAAACACACCAAAATAAAAGCAAGGTTAGCTTTGAATATTAATCACTGCCGCCTGAATTTCTGATTCAACATAGTTCGAATTCTCCTTCCTCTAGTGTTAGATATTTGTAGGAATGCGCTAACAGGAGATATGGATATTTCCACACCCCCAACCCGTCCTCCATCTAGAAAAATTTCCCACTCCTCCATATCCTATCAGGTTGATTAAAGAgaaaattagaagaaaaaaaacccaaaaaatgaagctcctattaagaaaaatctagtcctatattttcttttaatctacacccattcacataatttttttttgacgaaaaataggtcagccctttcattaaattcagcaagtagtacaaaaacgaaacaccccaatggggt encodes the following:
- the LOC133707075 gene encoding pentatricopeptide repeat-containing protein At4g19440, chloroplastic-like, which encodes MQFSMDLRRLPISKPASLFYPITRPLTGVTFTFQRRHDPPPLQPPNPGLLNWVSSILSNPSLDSSKCESLMPLLSPHEFDQLFYSIRSNVNPKTALHFFHFASQSFKFRFTVRSFCVLVHLLIASNLGPPARLLLIRLIDGNVPVLCADPNSKHIEIAGAMSELNNVSQPALGIQALDMLIHVYCTQFKNLGFGCAVDVFEHFSDKGVFPSLKTCNVLLSSLVKANELEKSYHVFEVMTRGVCPDVFLFTTAINAFCKGGKVDDAIAVFSKMESIGVAPNVVTYNSVIHGLCKSRRLEEAFQFKEKMVKNNVKPSLIIYSVLINGLIKLEKFYEANCVFKEMRSWGFVPNEVVYNTLINGYCTMGNIGEALKIRDDMVSNGVTPNSVTLKSLLHGFCKSNQFEHAEQFLDKMLASGLPVNQVVSYSVIDWLCMKSRFDSALKFTTEMLLRNFRPSDSLLTTLFVGLCKDGKNLEAIELWFRLSEKGFAANIATTNALIHGLCESGSIEEVVRLLKAMLERGLALDKFSYNTLILSCWKEGRVAEGFKLREEMSKQGIDPDINTYNMLLHSLCSMGKVDDAVKLWVECENHGLVANVYTYEVMIEGYCNSGRIKDAELLFSKLVTKKVEPNSVVYNTLISAYCIDGNMIGALGLFHDMKNKGIQPTYATYFSLINRLCNIGHVEDAKELIDEMRRNGLVPNVACYAEVICGYCKLGQMDKARSIFREMSSYNIQPNEITYTVMIDGYCKLGNMEEKNILQCEMAKKGIVPDAVT